The following proteins are co-located in the Terriglobia bacterium genome:
- a CDS encoding choice-of-anchor D domain-containing protein: MTSSGSRTAPRRLAFPLALPLLILLGLLTGGTVGATPPDLVVSPGSFSESLPTGETLVRTLTFENRGGEDLHFQLRIEAGGVPSPSAQQRTEASGVLLVQDAAPWGTTANEQILSANGIPFTVVGSAAFAATDLSTYRLVIVAGDQPTSFYAALSAQATRIEAYVVNGGVLEFHAAGWGRNGGDASVVTLPAGLRINPRFANVNYVLDAGHPLVAGVPNPFHGSHASHAYFTGIPEGASLVATDDLDQPDLLVYRFGTGTVVASGQALEIGRENGWDAGVILSDMIPYAYGLQHIWLAVQPVTGVVPAGDSAEILVTFNATGLIGGDYDASVLVSSDDPDEPTVTVPAHLHVTGAPDVEVTPTVLAYGPVPAGSSRSLTLTVANVGTDVLAVTGIASDGPNFSADASSFTLAVGERRNVTVTFAPTSAGEKDATLTIVSDDPDEPEVTVALSGQGWMPPDISVAPSSFAESLFTGGTVTRALAVRNTGGSDLTFRISIDSGNGLAVTRRVSVSAPARAAGPGAALPEPPAMLSRSYAQDTAPRRARAASSPGAPTGAPLGDFRILILASASDVSEIQSYLRSFPDLAAVDVFDGGLGVPTLADLVPYRSVIVVNEVPFGSPAAVGNVLADYVDSGGGVVLTLASYVGSWSVHGRLESDGYFPLGGGTGPVGYASLGPFDAQHPIMKGVTSAWGDAIADVSLASGAELLASWDDGLPFVATKGRGVVAVNAFVSEWGYWGGDVPLILHNAAFWAAMAPWLSVSPSGGVVPAGGEAQVAVTFDATGRNGGDYDARIVVTSDDPDEPELSIPAHLHVTGSPDVEVKPTTLDYGSVYLGSSRGLALSVSNKGTDILTVTSVASDGPEFSADASSFTLAAGESRSVTVTFAPSAAFEAHATLTVASDDPDEPAVTVGLSGRGSEPPDISATPSSFDESLLSGERITRTLTIENSGGSDLVFATTLIPAAGFAAPIPQRVVWPADGPIPLTYDPTAAAPRAAAGSASSPAGQAVLNGNDILVLATYYVDQSVLRALDELGKPHDVLYTDDFTSVDFTPYKTVVAALDGGYVDQADVLALASAAAVGKKLLILGGSNYAPYYSGVATYLLAHTGQAGWQTSSTPHLRVVAASDPLASALPATATFQDYDASYYMLRIDDPAATVAVVNGDGQPALVHKQIGLGTLVYFVDDPAEDFWWSPADFALLKQVLKNALDFGPAWLEVEPRSGTVPAGGSLDLAVTFDAARLYGGEYDAKLVVSSNDPDQPQMSLAAHLHVTGAPDIDVSPTALDYGPLFIGASRSLALTVANVGTDVLTIAGIASDDPEFRADASTLSLAVGERRIVTVTYTPTTAAEAHATLTVASDDPDEPEVTVGLTGQGLIPPDIAVTPTSLAESLFTGETATRSLLIENRGGSDLRYDLSIAAHAGASPAVEHRRTAPPGARSGPAASAPDARSDLAPSGHLVRPAVGSRIAGADVLLVQDVAPWDTASNEQILSINGISFDVVGSAALASTNLARYRLVIVAGDQPTNFYSTLAAHADQVDAYVASGGVLEFHAAGWGWSGGDASLVTLPEGVHIVHYTSGSNYVLDPTHPLAAGLPNPFTGYAASHAYLTGLPGDASLIASDDLHRPDLVQYRHGAGWVIAGCQTLEFSYEEGYTPGQILIHMIPYAYGLGPRWLSLDPVSGVVPAGGSAEIVLTFDATGLNGGDYDADVVVSSNDPDESDVPIPSHLHVTGAPDISVSAPPVSVESTVAYSTDGAATAHVLPIAENPGVGGTVTLIAEGDYGDSGETATATAEGILLGSVGATGTDCSAATGSFEVSAADLAALASDGVVHVVVQNTSYVGAWCDSNRHTVRLSLPRPSDRIEFGDLYLGQSQTRDLVVSNDGTDTLVVSGVTTDAPEFEFPGAIVPAIVVVPIAPVLCRRAPPSTSSVPPSAPLTASVPASTDVYPAKSLESPV, from the coding sequence ATGACCTCCTCAGGCTCGCGCACGGCTCCCCGTCGTCTCGCCTTCCCCCTCGCGCTCCCGCTCCTGATCCTCCTGGGTCTTCTCACTGGCGGGACCGTCGGCGCGACGCCTCCCGATCTCGTCGTCTCCCCCGGCTCGTTCAGCGAGAGCCTTCCCACGGGTGAGACGCTCGTAAGGACCCTGACCTTCGAGAACCGCGGGGGCGAGGACCTGCACTTCCAGCTGCGGATCGAGGCCGGTGGAGTCCCGAGTCCCTCGGCTCAGCAGCGAACCGAGGCCTCCGGCGTCCTGCTCGTCCAGGACGCGGCGCCCTGGGGGACCACCGCCAACGAGCAGATCCTCTCGGCCAACGGCATTCCCTTCACCGTGGTGGGCTCCGCGGCGTTCGCCGCGACCGACCTGTCGACCTACCGGCTCGTGATCGTGGCCGGCGACCAGCCGACGAGCTTCTACGCGGCCCTGTCCGCGCAGGCGACCCGGATCGAGGCCTACGTCGTCAACGGAGGCGTGCTCGAGTTCCACGCGGCCGGCTGGGGCAGGAATGGCGGCGACGCCTCCGTCGTGACGCTTCCAGCGGGGCTGCGCATCAATCCCCGCTTCGCCAACGTGAACTACGTGCTGGACGCGGGCCATCCCCTCGTCGCGGGAGTTCCGAACCCGTTCCACGGCTCGCACGCGAGCCACGCGTACTTCACGGGGATTCCGGAGGGCGCCTCGCTCGTCGCGACGGACGACCTGGACCAGCCGGACCTGCTGGTCTACCGGTTCGGGACGGGGACCGTCGTGGCGAGCGGCCAGGCGTTGGAGATCGGCCGCGAGAACGGCTGGGACGCCGGGGTGATCCTCTCCGACATGATCCCGTACGCCTATGGTCTGCAGCACATCTGGCTGGCCGTCCAACCGGTCACGGGAGTGGTTCCGGCAGGAGACTCCGCGGAGATCCTGGTCACCTTCAACGCCACGGGGCTGATCGGCGGTGATTACGACGCCAGCGTCCTCGTGTCGAGCGACGACCCGGACGAGCCCACCGTGACCGTGCCGGCGCACCTGCACGTGACGGGAGCGCCGGACGTCGAGGTCACGCCCACCGTCCTCGCGTACGGGCCGGTCCCCGCCGGCTCGTCGCGAAGCCTGACCTTGACGGTCGCCAACGTCGGGACGGACGTGCTTGCGGTGACCGGGATCGCGTCGGACGGCCCGAACTTCTCGGCGGACGCGTCGAGTTTCACGCTGGCGGTCGGAGAGCGGCGGAACGTGACCGTCACGTTCGCGCCCACCTCCGCGGGCGAGAAGGACGCGACGCTCACGATCGTGAGCGACGACCCGGACGAGCCGGAGGTCACCGTGGCGTTGAGCGGGCAGGGGTGGATGCCGCCGGATATCTCGGTCGCGCCGTCCTCGTTCGCGGAGTCGCTGTTCACCGGCGGGACGGTCACCCGTGCGCTCGCCGTCCGGAATACCGGTGGGAGCGACCTGACGTTCCGGATCTCGATCGATTCCGGGAACGGCCTCGCCGTGACCCGGCGCGTATCCGTGTCCGCACCGGCGCGCGCCGCCGGGCCGGGAGCGGCCCTCCCCGAGCCGCCCGCCATGCTCTCTCGGAGCTACGCCCAGGACACGGCGCCGCGAAGGGCGCGCGCCGCGTCCTCGCCGGGAGCCCCGACCGGCGCCCCCCTGGGCGACTTCAGGATCCTGATCCTCGCGAGCGCGAGCGACGTCTCGGAGATCCAGTCGTATCTCCGAAGCTTCCCGGATCTCGCCGCGGTCGACGTGTTCGACGGCGGGCTCGGGGTGCCGACCCTGGCGGACCTCGTGCCCTATCGGTCGGTGATCGTCGTCAACGAGGTGCCGTTCGGCAGCCCCGCCGCGGTGGGGAATGTGCTGGCGGACTACGTGGACTCCGGGGGCGGCGTCGTCCTGACGCTCGCGTCCTACGTCGGGTCGTGGAGCGTGCACGGAAGGCTCGAGAGCGACGGCTACTTCCCGCTCGGCGGCGGGACCGGCCCGGTGGGATACGCGAGCCTGGGGCCCTTCGACGCCCAGCATCCGATCATGAAGGGGGTGACGTCGGCCTGGGGGGATGCGATCGCGGACGTGTCGCTGGCGAGCGGCGCCGAGCTTCTGGCGTCCTGGGACGACGGTCTGCCGTTCGTGGCCACGAAAGGGCGCGGCGTGGTCGCGGTCAACGCGTTCGTGTCGGAGTGGGGCTACTGGGGGGGCGACGTCCCGCTGATCCTTCACAACGCCGCCTTCTGGGCCGCCATGGCGCCCTGGCTGTCCGTCTCCCCGAGCGGCGGGGTCGTCCCCGCCGGCGGCGAGGCCCAGGTGGCGGTGACGTTCGACGCGACGGGACGGAATGGGGGGGACTACGACGCGAGGATCGTGGTGACGAGCGACGACCCCGACGAGCCCGAGCTGTCGATTCCGGCGCACCTGCACGTGACCGGGTCCCCGGATGTCGAGGTGAAACCGACCACCCTCGACTACGGATCGGTCTACCTCGGGTCCTCGCGCGGCCTTGCGCTTTCGGTCTCCAACAAGGGAACGGACATCCTCACGGTGACGAGCGTCGCGTCCGACGGCCCGGAGTTCTCGGCCGACGCGTCGAGCTTCACGCTGGCCGCGGGCGAGAGCCGAAGCGTGACCGTCACGTTCGCGCCCAGCGCGGCCTTCGAGGCGCACGCGACGCTGACGGTCGCGAGCGATGATCCCGATGAGCCGGCGGTCACGGTCGGGCTGAGCGGGCGCGGGTCGGAGCCGCCGGACATCTCGGCGACGCCCTCCTCCTTCGACGAGAGCCTGCTCTCGGGCGAGAGGATCACGCGGACCCTGACGATCGAGAACTCGGGCGGGAGCGACCTCGTCTTCGCGACGACCTTGATACCGGCCGCGGGCTTCGCGGCGCCGATCCCCCAACGGGTCGTGTGGCCCGCCGACGGGCCGATCCCGCTGACCTACGACCCGACGGCCGCCGCCCCCAGGGCCGCCGCGGGCTCCGCGTCCTCTCCGGCGGGCCAGGCCGTGCTCAACGGGAACGACATCCTCGTCCTCGCGACGTACTACGTGGACCAGTCGGTGCTGCGAGCCCTCGATGAGCTCGGCAAGCCCCACGACGTCCTGTACACCGACGACTTCACCTCGGTGGACTTCACGCCGTACAAGACCGTCGTCGCCGCGCTGGACGGCGGGTACGTGGATCAGGCCGACGTTCTGGCCCTCGCCAGCGCCGCGGCGGTCGGCAAGAAGCTCTTGATCCTCGGGGGCTCGAATTACGCCCCTTACTACAGCGGGGTCGCGACCTACCTGCTCGCGCACACCGGCCAGGCCGGCTGGCAGACCTCCTCCACCCCTCACCTGCGCGTGGTGGCGGCCTCCGACCCGCTCGCCTCGGCCCTGCCCGCCACGGCCACCTTCCAGGATTACGACGCGTCCTACTACATGCTCCGGATCGACGATCCGGCGGCGACCGTCGCGGTGGTGAACGGGGACGGCCAACCCGCCCTGGTCCACAAGCAGATCGGGCTCGGAACCCTGGTCTACTTCGTCGACGATCCCGCTGAAGACTTCTGGTGGTCCCCCGCGGACTTCGCGCTCCTGAAACAGGTCCTCAAGAACGCGCTGGACTTCGGACCCGCCTGGCTCGAGGTCGAGCCCCGGTCGGGAACGGTGCCCGCGGGCGGGAGCCTGGACCTCGCGGTGACGTTCGACGCGGCGAGGCTTTACGGCGGGGAGTACGACGCGAAGCTCGTGGTGTCGAGCAACGACCCGGACCAGCCCCAAATGTCGCTCGCGGCGCACCTCCACGTGACGGGGGCCCCGGACATCGACGTGTCGCCGACCGCGCTCGACTACGGCCCGCTCTTCATCGGAGCGTCCCGGAGCCTCGCGCTGACGGTCGCCAACGTCGGGACGGACGTTCTGACGATCGCGGGGATCGCATCGGACGACCCGGAGTTCAGGGCGGACGCGTCGACCTTGTCCCTGGCGGTCGGGGAGCGCCGGATCGTGACCGTCACGTACACGCCCACCACGGCGGCCGAGGCTCACGCGACGCTCACGGTGGCGAGCGACGATCCGGACGAGCCGGAGGTGACGGTCGGACTGACCGGACAAGGGCTGATCCCACCGGACATCGCGGTGACCCCCACCTCCCTCGCCGAGAGCTTGTTCACGGGCGAGACGGCCACCCGGTCCCTGCTCATCGAGAACCGGGGTGGAAGCGATCTGCGCTACGACCTGTCGATCGCCGCCCACGCCGGAGCGTCGCCTGCGGTCGAGCACCGGCGAACGGCACCTCCCGGGGCACGGAGCGGCCCGGCGGCGTCGGCTCCCGACGCGCGATCGGACCTGGCACCTTCGGGTCACCTCGTCCGGCCCGCCGTCGGCTCCCGAATCGCCGGCGCCGACGTCCTGCTCGTTCAGGACGTCGCGCCATGGGACACCGCATCCAACGAGCAGATCCTGTCGATCAACGGCATCTCCTTCGACGTCGTCGGCTCCGCGGCGCTCGCCTCGACGAACCTGGCGCGATACCGGCTCGTGATCGTGGCCGGCGACCAGCCGACCAATTTCTACTCGACCCTGGCGGCGCACGCGGATCAGGTCGACGCCTACGTCGCTTCGGGCGGCGTGCTCGAGTTCCACGCCGCGGGGTGGGGCTGGTCCGGCGGCGACGCGTCCCTCGTGACGCTTCCCGAGGGGGTGCACATCGTCCACTACACCTCGGGCTCGAACTACGTCCTGGATCCGACCCACCCCCTGGCGGCCGGGTTGCCGAATCCGTTCACGGGGTACGCCGCGAGCCACGCCTATCTCACCGGCCTTCCGGGCGACGCGTCGCTCATCGCGTCGGATGACCTCCACCGGCCCGACCTGGTCCAGTACCGGCATGGGGCGGGTTGGGTCATCGCGGGCTGCCAGACCCTCGAATTCAGTTACGAGGAAGGGTACACGCCGGGACAGATCCTGATCCACATGATCCCGTACGCGTACGGGCTCGGGCCCCGCTGGCTCTCCCTGGATCCGGTCTCGGGCGTGGTTCCGGCCGGAGGATCGGCCGAAATCGTGCTCACCTTCGACGCCACGGGACTGAACGGCGGGGACTACGACGCGGACGTCGTCGTATCGAGCAACGACCCGGACGAGTCCGACGTGCCGATCCCCTCGCACCTGCACGTCACAGGGGCGCCGGACATCTCCGTGTCGGCGCCGCCGGTCTCGGTGGAGTCCACGGTCGCGTACTCCACCGACGGGGCGGCCACGGCGCACGTCCTGCCGATCGCCGAGAACCCCGGCGTCGGCGGCACGGTCACGCTCATCGCGGAGGGGGACTACGGCGACTCCGGCGAGACCGCCACGGCGACCGCCGAGGGGATCCTGCTCGGGAGCGTCGGCGCCACGGGGACCGACTGCAGCGCGGCGACGGGGTCCTTCGAGGTCAGCGCGGCGGATCTTGCCGCGCTGGCCTCCGACGGCGTCGTTCACGTCGTCGTGCAGAACACCTCGTACGTCGGGGCCTGGTGCGACTCGAACCGGCACACCGTGCGCCTGAGCCTGCCCCGCCCGTCGGACCGGATCGAATTCGGAGACCTGTACCTGGGCCAGAGCCAAACGCGGGACCTCGTGGTGAGCAACGACGGCACGGATACCCTCGTCGTGAGCGGGGTCACCACGGACGCCCCGGAGTTCGAATTTCCTGGCGCAATTGTACCGGCTATAGTAGTGGTCCCAATCGCGCCAGTGCTTTGCAGGCGAGCACCGCCCAGCACATCGAGCGTTCCGCCCAGCGCCCCGCTTACCGCAAGCGTGCCCGCATCGACTGATGTGTATCCGGCGAAATCGCTTGAGTCGCCTGTCA
- a CDS encoding septum formation initiator family protein, translating into MGRLLRFRRRGGEPWPRGVPSDARSDPLFPSDARPAEDPPPGKAPDPDRERRRRFLHGVVGLFLATLFVAGSVEALVGNHGYFAVRRSREELASLKAAVERKQIQVMELRQAVDRLKNDPHAIERIAREELGFVKPGEITFLLPREENCVPGGGLALPPPAVKKAPAAKPDVPRD; encoded by the coding sequence ATGGGAAGGCTCCTGCGTTTCCGGAGGCGTGGCGGCGAGCCGTGGCCGCGCGGAGTTCCGAGCGACGCGCGCTCCGATCCGCTGTTCCCGTCGGACGCGCGTCCCGCCGAGGACCCCCCGCCCGGCAAGGCACCCGACCCGGACCGCGAGCGGCGCCGCCGCTTCTTGCACGGCGTGGTCGGCCTCTTCCTGGCGACCCTCTTCGTCGCCGGCTCCGTCGAGGCGCTGGTGGGCAACCACGGCTACTTCGCCGTGCGCCGGAGCCGGGAGGAGCTGGCGTCCCTGAAGGCCGCGGTCGAGCGGAAGCAGATCCAGGTCATGGAGCTGAGGCAGGCGGTGGACCGCCTCAAGAACGATCCCCACGCCATCGAGCGGATCGCCCGCGAGGAGCTGGGGTTCGTGAAGCCCGGCGAGATCACGTTCCTCCTCCCGCGCGAGGAGAATTGCGTGCCCGGCGGCGGCCTGGCGCTTCCTCCGCCGGCGGTGAAGAAGGCGCCAGCCGCCAAGCCGGACGTGCCGAGGGACTAG
- a CDS encoding molybdenum cofactor guanylyltransferase has translation MGQIIGVVLAGGRGTLMGRPRGSFVLDGLSLAERAARTLRPITGTVVVSISPGMANPAPKYAAVEDAAPAFRGPLAGIDAAMSVTGDSDLLVLSCGYPGVDTALLRTLLSEARPEDELVFLVDPNGRDHPLAGLWRRVTRDRVREAVEYRMHKVSSLLPDLVTRRLGPREMPDQDLGTALAIVAFPEDGVGWFG, from the coding sequence GTGGGCCAGATCATAGGGGTCGTTCTCGCGGGGGGACGCGGGACACTGATGGGCCGTCCGAGGGGGAGCTTTGTGCTCGACGGCCTGTCCCTCGCCGAGCGAGCCGCGAGGACGCTCCGGCCGATCACCGGGACCGTGGTGGTGAGCATTTCCCCCGGCATGGCGAACCCCGCGCCCAAGTACGCGGCGGTGGAGGACGCGGCCCCCGCGTTCCGCGGCCCGCTGGCGGGGATCGACGCGGCCATGTCGGTGACCGGCGATTCCGACCTGCTCGTGCTCTCGTGCGGCTACCCCGGCGTGGACACGGCGCTCCTCCGCACGCTCCTCTCCGAGGCCCGGCCGGAGGATGAGCTGGTGTTCCTCGTGGACCCGAACGGGCGCGACCATCCGCTGGCGGGGCTCTGGAGGCGCGTCACGCGGGACCGGGTCCGGGAGGCGGTCGAGTACCGGATGCACAAGGTGAGCAGCCTGCTTCCGGACCTCGTCACGCGCCGGCTGGGCCCGCGGGAGATGCCCGACCAGGACCTCGGCACGGCCCTGGCGATCGTCGCCTTTCCCGAAGACGGAGTGGGGTGGTTCGGGTAG
- a CDS encoding divalent-cation tolerance protein CutA — MASEGHGFAIVLTTAGTDEEASRIAAGLVERRVAACVNVVPGVVSHYRWKGEVHRDDERLLLIKTAERLLPEVGRAIRELHSYELPEVVMVRIGGGDEEYLAWLAEGLAPETGDGPPVGG; from the coding sequence ATGGCGTCCGAAGGTCACGGCTTCGCGATCGTGCTCACCACCGCGGGAACGGACGAGGAGGCCTCGCGGATCGCGGCGGGGCTCGTCGAGCGGCGCGTCGCCGCCTGCGTCAACGTGGTGCCGGGCGTCGTCTCGCACTATCGCTGGAAGGGCGAAGTCCACCGCGACGACGAGCGGCTCCTCTTGATCAAGACCGCGGAGCGGCTGCTCCCGGAGGTGGGGCGCGCGATCCGCGAGCTGCACTCCTACGAGCTGCCCGAGGTGGTCATGGTCCGGATCGGTGGCGGCGACGAGGAGTACCTGGCGTGGCTGGCCGAAGGGCTCGCGCCGGAGACCGGGGACGGCCCGCCCGTGGGGGGCTGA
- a CDS encoding aminoacyl-histidine dipeptidase codes for MSDPLAHLEPRSVWEQFSEILRIPRPSGHEAAVAGHLTAVAARHGFKTSSDGVGNLVIDVPASPGREKAPVIVLQGHLDMVAEKNKDVTHDFMKDPIRPRIVGEWVHATGTTLGADNGIGVASAVAAAVDPKVMHGPLQLLFTVDEETGLTGAMKLDGSMLRGKTLLNLDSEEDGVLFVGCAGGADTHLYFTPAWTSPARGASPFVVEVKGLRGGHSGLNIIENRGNALKILSRALAGAVIDGIGIGIASLEGGSKHNAIPREAEATVFLAPADEPRLRKVVDRLAADLKVEFQGIDDGLAISVRPGAPSARAMSADDSHRLLHLLLGLPHGNLGMSQAIPGLVETSSNLAVVSAEGDRLKVVCSSRSSVAPALDAVLLSIRAIGALADVEVVSRDGYPGWKPNMASPVLAVVRDVFGKLWGKEPSVTAIHAGLECGLLGDKVPGMDMISFGPHMEGVHSPDERLNIPSVGRFFNALAEILDRLSR; via the coding sequence ATGAGCGACCCCCTGGCACACCTCGAGCCCCGCTCCGTGTGGGAGCAATTCTCCGAGATCCTCCGCATCCCGCGCCCGTCGGGGCACGAGGCTGCGGTGGCCGGGCACCTGACCGCGGTGGCCGCGCGCCACGGCTTCAAGACCTCGAGCGACGGCGTCGGCAACCTGGTGATCGACGTTCCCGCGAGCCCCGGCCGGGAGAAGGCGCCGGTGATCGTCCTCCAGGGGCACCTCGACATGGTCGCGGAGAAGAACAAGGACGTGACCCACGACTTCATGAAGGACCCGATCCGCCCGAGGATCGTGGGCGAATGGGTGCACGCCACGGGCACCACGCTGGGGGCGGACAACGGGATCGGGGTCGCGTCGGCGGTGGCCGCGGCGGTGGACCCGAAGGTAATGCACGGCCCGCTCCAGCTCCTGTTCACGGTGGACGAGGAGACCGGGCTCACGGGGGCGATGAAGCTCGACGGCTCGATGTTGCGGGGCAAAACCCTGCTGAACCTCGATTCCGAGGAGGACGGGGTGCTGTTCGTCGGCTGCGCTGGAGGCGCCGACACGCACCTCTACTTCACCCCGGCCTGGACCTCCCCCGCCCGCGGCGCCTCGCCATTCGTCGTCGAGGTCAAGGGGCTTCGAGGCGGGCACTCGGGCCTGAACATCATCGAGAACCGCGGCAACGCGCTCAAGATCCTCTCGCGGGCGCTGGCCGGCGCGGTGATCGACGGCATCGGGATCGGAATCGCCTCCCTCGAGGGGGGCTCGAAGCACAACGCGATCCCGCGCGAGGCCGAGGCGACGGTCTTCCTCGCCCCCGCCGACGAGCCGCGGCTCCGCAAGGTGGTGGACCGGCTGGCCGCCGACCTCAAGGTCGAGTTCCAGGGGATCGACGACGGGCTCGCGATCTCGGTCCGTCCCGGCGCTCCCTCGGCCCGGGCGATGTCCGCGGACGACAGCCACCGGCTCCTGCACCTCCTCCTCGGCCTCCCGCACGGGAACCTCGGCATGAGCCAGGCGATCCCCGGCCTCGTCGAGACCTCGAGCAACCTCGCGGTGGTCTCGGCCGAAGGGGATCGGCTCAAGGTCGTCTGCAGCAGCCGGAGCAGCGTCGCGCCGGCGCTGGACGCGGTGCTCCTTTCGATCCGGGCGATCGGCGCCCTGGCGGACGTCGAGGTGGTGAGCCGCGACGGCTACCCCGGATGGAAGCCGAACATGGCCTCGCCGGTGCTGGCGGTCGTGCGCGACGTCTTCGGGAAGCTGTGGGGAAAGGAGCCGAGCGTCACGGCGATCCACGCCGGGCTCGAGTGCGGGCTCCTCGGCGACAAGGTGCCCGGTATGGACATGATCTCCTTCGGGCCGCACATGGAAGGGGTGCACTCCCCCGACGAGCGGCTGAACATCCCGTCCGTGGGCCGGTTCTTCAACGCGCTGGCGGAGATCCTCGACCGACTTTCGAGGTAA
- the moaC gene encoding cyclic pyranopterin monophosphate synthase MoaC yields the protein MARLTHVDARGEARMVDVGGKRVTRRRAVARGRLALGAKAFRLLAGNRLAKGDALAVARIAGIAAGKRASEWIPLCHTVPLDHLDVAIDLDAGNREAVVTATVEARWVTGVEMEALVAVSGACLVLYDMTKGVDRASAIREIVLLEKSGGRSGRFKRGATRGSLT from the coding sequence ATGGCGAGGCTCACGCACGTCGACGCCAGGGGAGAGGCGAGGATGGTCGACGTGGGCGGAAAACGGGTGACGCGCCGCCGGGCGGTGGCGCGGGGGAGGCTCGCGCTGGGCGCGAAGGCCTTCAGGCTCCTGGCCGGGAACCGGCTCGCGAAGGGGGACGCGCTGGCGGTGGCGCGGATCGCGGGGATCGCGGCCGGCAAGCGCGCGAGCGAGTGGATTCCCCTCTGCCACACGGTGCCGCTCGACCATCTCGACGTCGCGATCGACCTCGACGCCGGGAACCGGGAGGCGGTGGTCACCGCGACGGTCGAGGCGCGGTGGGTGACCGGCGTCGAGATGGAGGCGCTGGTCGCGGTCTCGGGGGCCTGTCTCGTCCTCTACGACATGACCAAGGGGGTGGATCGCGCGTCCGCCATCCGGGAAATCGTACTCCTCGAGAAGAGCGGGGGGCGCTCCGGGCGCTTCAAGCGCGGCGCGACCCGCGGTAGCCTGACATAA
- the eno gene encoding phosphopyruvate hydratase — protein MIDEISAREILDSRGNPTIEVDVVLEDGTIGRAAVPSGASTGSREALELRDKDVKRFGGKGVLKAVENVEKVIGPALSGLDALNQVFIDNAMIEMDGTPTKSKLGANAMLGVSMAVARAAAESVGVPLYRYLGGSNTKDLPVPFMNVLNGGAHADNNVDVQEFMIVPVGAATFAEGYRMGSECYHALKGVLKKRGLATSVGDEGGFAPNLKSNEEALEVLVEGIGAAGYKAGRDVVLALDVAASELYEGGKYVLAAEKKPKKTGAELCALYEAWVKKYPIVSIEDGMAEGDWDGWKFMTRSLGEKIQIVGDDVFVTNPAIVAKGIERGIANSVLIKLNQIGTVTETLDCVQMSLRAGYSCVVSHRSGETEDSFIADLVVALNLGQIKTGAPCRSERTAKYNQLVRIEEELGDDARYVGRSAFPRLGRK, from the coding sequence ATGATCGACGAGATCTCCGCGCGCGAGATCCTCGATTCCAGGGGCAACCCGACCATCGAGGTGGACGTCGTCCTCGAGGACGGCACGATCGGCCGGGCGGCGGTCCCGTCCGGCGCGTCGACCGGCTCGCGGGAGGCGCTCGAGCTTCGGGACAAGGACGTGAAGCGGTTCGGTGGCAAGGGCGTGCTGAAGGCGGTCGAGAACGTCGAGAAGGTGATCGGCCCGGCCCTCAGCGGCCTCGACGCGCTGAACCAGGTGTTCATCGACAACGCGATGATCGAGATGGACGGCACCCCCACGAAGTCGAAGCTGGGGGCGAACGCGATGCTCGGCGTCTCGATGGCCGTGGCGCGCGCGGCGGCCGAGAGCGTCGGCGTCCCGCTCTACCGCTACCTCGGCGGGTCCAACACGAAGGACCTCCCGGTCCCGTTCATGAACGTGTTGAACGGCGGCGCCCACGCGGACAACAACGTGGACGTCCAGGAGTTCATGATCGTCCCCGTCGGCGCCGCGACGTTCGCCGAGGGGTACCGGATGGGCTCGGAGTGCTACCACGCCTTGAAGGGGGTCCTGAAGAAGCGCGGCCTCGCGACGTCGGTGGGGGACGAGGGCGGCTTCGCCCCGAACCTCAAGAGCAACGAGGAGGCGCTCGAGGTCCTGGTCGAGGGGATCGGGGCGGCCGGGTACAAGGCCGGGCGCGACGTGGTGCTCGCCCTCGACGTCGCCGCGTCGGAGCTCTACGAGGGGGGCAAGTACGTCCTCGCCGCGGAGAAGAAGCCGAAGAAGACCGGCGCCGAGCTGTGCGCCCTCTACGAGGCCTGGGTCAAGAAGTACCCGATCGTCTCCATCGAGGACGGGATGGCCGAGGGGGACTGGGACGGGTGGAAGTTCATGACCCGGTCCCTCGGCGAGAAGATCCAGATCGTCGGCGACGACGTGTTCGTGACCAACCCCGCGATCGTCGCGAAGGGGATCGAGCGGGGGATCGCGAACAGCGTCCTGATCAAGCTGAACCAGATCGGCACCGTCACCGAGACCCTGGACTGCGTGCAGATGTCGCTGCGCGCCGGCTACTCGTGCGTCGTCTCGCACCGTTCGGGCGAGACCGAGGACAGCTTCATCGCCGACCTCGTGGTGGCGCTGAATCTCGGGCAGATCAAGACCGGCGCGCCCTGTCGGTCGGAGCGGACGGCGAAGTACAACCAGCTGGTCCGGATCGAGGAGGAGCTGGGGGACGATGCCCGGTACGTGGGCCGCTCGGCGTTCCCGCGGCTCGGCCGGAAGTAG